In Desulfofundulus kuznetsovii DSM 6115, the following are encoded in one genomic region:
- a CDS encoding efflux RND transporter periplasmic adaptor subunit, producing MEDKVALKSKTGIIIAFILIFLFVGFAAFNYVRQSEKEKITVNKMETVPVQVAEARLTNLQQVLELTGEIKPAAVVDVHPKIGGEIIEKIYVETGDYVKKGDLIAVLEDDVIKAQLEEATAGLAAAEAGLRQSEANLELLEKDRLRVENLYQANAVSKQELDHINAQYKAAVESKKLAGAQVEKAKAVLNQLQVLYREYSIYAPISGFVAARYVEQGNRTDTAKPVIRISREDELKIICSVTEKDFPHLKKGMEAEITVDAFPGKVFKGVVSVISPTIDPATRTAGIEIHIPNKEYKLRSGMFAHIKLYLGERKALAVPTESLNKMPGTGSYFVYIVKDNKAILKNVKTGISQGNITEITDGLTEKDLVVTRGQNRLYDGARVSIEERGAAGSEAS from the coding sequence TTGGAAGACAAGGTGGCTCTCAAAAGCAAAACAGGGATCATCATTGCTTTTATCTTGATCTTTCTCTTTGTTGGGTTTGCTGCCTTTAATTACGTTCGGCAAAGCGAAAAGGAAAAGATTACTGTTAACAAAATGGAAACCGTACCCGTACAGGTGGCCGAAGCAAGGTTAACGAACCTGCAACAGGTACTGGAACTGACAGGAGAAATCAAACCAGCAGCCGTGGTAGATGTTCACCCCAAGATTGGGGGGGAGATTATTGAGAAAATATATGTAGAAACCGGCGATTACGTTAAAAAAGGAGACCTGATAGCTGTTTTGGAAGATGATGTCATAAAAGCCCAGCTTGAAGAGGCAACGGCAGGCCTGGCTGCAGCGGAGGCCGGGTTAAGGCAGAGCGAGGCGAATCTGGAACTGTTAGAAAAAGACCGCCTGCGTGTGGAAAATCTTTACCAGGCAAATGCTGTATCCAAACAGGAACTGGATCATATAAATGCCCAGTACAAGGCTGCCGTTGAATCAAAGAAACTCGCGGGTGCCCAGGTTGAGAAGGCGAAAGCAGTTTTAAACCAGCTACAGGTACTTTACCGCGAGTACAGTATATATGCACCCATTTCGGGATTTGTAGCCGCCCGTTACGTGGAGCAGGGGAACCGGACAGATACGGCGAAACCGGTGATTCGCATTTCCCGGGAAGATGAGCTGAAAATCATCTGCAGCGTAACAGAAAAAGACTTCCCCCATCTCAAAAAGGGAATGGAAGCAGAAATAACCGTAGATGCTTTCCCCGGAAAAGTTTTTAAAGGGGTTGTCTCGGTTATCAGCCCGACCATCGACCCGGCTACCCGGACAGCCGGGATTGAAATACATATCCCCAATAAGGAGTATAAGCTTCGTTCCGGCATGTTTGCCCATATTAAATTATATTTAGGCGAACGGAAAGCCCTGGCAGTTCCCACCGAATCCCTGAATAAAATGCCGGGAACGGGAAGCTATTTTGTATATATCGTTAAAGATAACAAAGCAATCTTAAAAAACGTAAAAACGGGCATCAGTCAGGGTAATATTACCGAGATAACCGATGGTTTAACTGAAAAAGATCTGGTCGTTACCAGAGGGCAGAACCGGCTTTATGACGGTGCACGCGTTTCTATAGAGGAAAGAGGTGCTGCGGGCAGTGAGGCTTCCTGA
- a CDS encoding efflux RND transporter permease subunit — translation MLRAVRLPEFSVKQPVATLMLFLAVIILGALSLTRLPIDLLPDIEPPVVSVLTAWPGASASDVETEITEHIEDQLNMVNNLDTLTSKSLDNLSLVSCKFEWGTDLEEATNDIRDKLDLAKRKLPDDAEEPLIFKFSSASIPILVMTVTGDTSWPRLYYLTEKKIADELKRVPGVGAIQLYGGMERQINVHFDLQKIDGYHLNLLQVKQVLAAENLNLPAGSIKSGTQEYFVRIPARYRDVEEIKNTVVGYFSGRPVYLKDVAEVEDAYKEQTVNGWADGKKAIVLILQKQAGKNTVKVVQGVKDKLKEIEKNLPTDVKINTVMDSSEDILRSVKTLQDELLRAILLVIIVTILFLRRVKAAAIIALTIPFSLLAAFIPLSLFGHTINLISLMSLAIACGLVVDDGIVILENITRHLERGGRPKTSAIYGASEVGMAVTASTMTVVVVFVPLMFVGGITGTLFKELGFVIVVTLLASLFTALSMTPMLASKWLGAGNKESAAKESLGSKFYTTIEKYLVLIEDAYGRVLTWALAHKKTVITLAVSIFASSLALVPFIGTSFVPDMDSGDVNIEFRLPEGTRIEETNRVIEKMLQTINKVVKPEELRHSYAFDGQSEEGFGAALGMDEGPNVGMIGFKLVDRDKRERSTHDIASKLREQLERIPGISRMKVTATSPISSLMMGGGKPIIIEVAGPDLKTNLEVAEQVKKIVKEVPGTVDVSLSQKDPRPELWIEVDRQKAASFGLNIATIAGAVRNYFYGDNPTEFRDAGDSFDIFTRLSEADKNRLENLPEVSIFTPDGRMIKLKNIAEIKSGEGPVEIERKNRQRIVKVEADRYGRSLGEITSDIRDALKNMDIPPGVSVSFGGEVEEQQKAFKDLSLLLVLGIVLVYMVMASLYGNFRDPLIVMFSVPFALTGVFYAFYLTGTTLSLVSFMGIIMLTGIVVKNAIILVDYTHLLQSRGQPLREAITNAGRNRLRPILMTTAAMFFGMLPLAISRGVGAELWNPLGITMMGGLAVSTLVTLVLIPTVYCLFEERKLRKASGIQKVSVKFS, via the coding sequence GTGCTGCGGGCAGTGAGGCTTCCTGAGTTCTCTGTTAAACAGCCGGTGGCCACTTTAATGCTTTTCCTGGCCGTAATTATTCTGGGAGCACTTTCTCTAACCAGGCTCCCCATCGATCTGCTTCCGGACATCGAACCGCCGGTGGTAAGTGTCCTGACCGCCTGGCCGGGAGCCAGCGCTTCCGACGTGGAAACGGAAATCACCGAGCACATTGAAGATCAGCTCAATATGGTAAATAATTTGGATACGCTCACCTCCAAGTCCCTGGATAATCTCTCCCTGGTATCCTGTAAGTTTGAGTGGGGCACGGATCTGGAGGAAGCTACCAACGACATACGGGACAAGCTGGATCTGGCCAAAAGGAAACTGCCGGACGATGCAGAAGAACCGTTAATTTTTAAGTTCAGCAGCGCCAGCATCCCCATCCTGGTAATGACCGTCACCGGGGATACCAGCTGGCCGAGGCTTTATTATCTGACCGAGAAAAAGATTGCCGACGAATTAAAACGCGTTCCGGGAGTTGGTGCCATTCAACTGTACGGAGGTATGGAGAGGCAAATAAATGTTCATTTCGATCTTCAAAAAATAGACGGTTATCACCTGAATTTGTTACAAGTAAAGCAGGTTCTGGCGGCAGAAAACTTAAACCTGCCGGCCGGCAGTATAAAATCCGGTACGCAGGAATACTTTGTCCGGATTCCGGCCAGGTACAGGGACGTAGAGGAAATAAAAAATACGGTCGTCGGCTATTTTAGCGGCAGGCCTGTTTACCTTAAGGATGTCGCCGAAGTGGAAGACGCCTATAAAGAACAAACCGTAAACGGCTGGGCGGACGGGAAGAAGGCCATCGTTCTTATTTTACAAAAGCAGGCCGGTAAAAATACCGTAAAAGTTGTTCAGGGTGTCAAGGATAAACTTAAAGAAATAGAAAAAAACCTGCCCACCGACGTGAAAATCAATACCGTAATGGACAGTTCCGAAGATATTTTGCGTTCTGTTAAAACTTTACAGGATGAATTATTAAGAGCTATTTTGCTCGTAATAATCGTAACCATTCTCTTTTTAAGGAGAGTTAAGGCGGCTGCCATCATCGCCCTGACCATTCCCTTTTCCCTGCTGGCTGCCTTCATCCCGCTCTCTTTATTTGGTCATACTATAAACCTGATTTCGCTGATGTCACTGGCCATTGCCTGCGGCCTGGTGGTCGATGACGGGATTGTGATCCTGGAGAATATCACCCGCCACCTGGAGCGCGGCGGCCGGCCGAAAACCAGCGCCATTTATGGCGCAAGCGAAGTGGGCATGGCCGTGACGGCTTCCACCATGACGGTCGTGGTGGTTTTTGTTCCGCTGATGTTTGTTGGGGGGATTACAGGGACGCTTTTTAAGGAACTGGGGTTTGTGATTGTCGTGACCCTGCTGGCTTCCCTTTTTACTGCCCTCTCCATGACGCCGATGCTGGCCTCAAAATGGCTGGGAGCCGGCAATAAAGAATCCGCGGCAAAAGAAAGCCTCGGGAGCAAATTTTACACAACTATAGAGAAATATCTGGTTCTTATTGAAGATGCTTACGGCCGCGTCCTCACCTGGGCCCTGGCCCACAAAAAGACCGTAATTACCCTGGCCGTCTCGATTTTCGCCAGCAGCCTCGCCCTGGTTCCTTTTATAGGCACCAGTTTTGTACCGGATATGGATTCCGGGGATGTCAACATTGAATTTCGCCTGCCGGAAGGAACAAGGATAGAAGAAACAAACAGGGTTATTGAAAAAATGCTGCAAACCATCAATAAAGTAGTCAAACCGGAAGAATTGAGGCACTCTTACGCTTTTGACGGGCAGAGCGAAGAAGGGTTTGGCGCGGCCCTGGGCATGGATGAAGGACCCAATGTGGGAATGATTGGTTTTAAACTGGTGGACAGAGATAAGCGGGAGCGCAGCACTCACGATATCGCCAGCAAATTAAGAGAACAACTGGAAAGAATACCGGGCATAAGCCGGATGAAGGTTACTGCCACGAGCCCGATTTCCTCCCTCATGATGGGCGGCGGAAAGCCCATTATTATTGAAGTTGCAGGCCCCGACCTGAAGACCAATCTCGAAGTGGCAGAACAGGTAAAAAAGATTGTTAAGGAAGTTCCCGGCACGGTGGATGTTTCCCTCAGTCAAAAAGATCCCCGGCCGGAACTCTGGATAGAGGTAGATCGCCAGAAAGCAGCCTCTTTCGGGCTAAACATTGCTACGATCGCAGGTGCGGTCCGTAACTATTTTTATGGCGATAATCCTACCGAATTCCGCGATGCGGGCGATAGCTTTGATATTTTCACCCGCCTGAGCGAGGCGGACAAAAACAGGCTGGAAAATTTGCCGGAAGTGTCGATTTTTACTCCCGACGGCAGGATGATTAAATTGAAAAATATCGCCGAAATAAAAAGTGGTGAGGGACCTGTAGAAATTGAAAGGAAAAACCGCCAGCGGATCGTCAAGGTAGAGGCAGACAGGTACGGCCGTTCTCTGGGGGAAATCACCAGCGACATCAGAGATGCTCTTAAAAATATGGATATACCGCCGGGGGTTTCAGTCAGCTTCGGCGGAGAAGTTGAAGAGCAGCAAAAAGCCTTTAAGGACCTCAGCCTGTTGCTGGTCCTGGGAATTGTTCTTGTTTACATGGTTATGGCCTCGTTGTACGGCAATTTCCGGGATCCCCTGATCGTGATGTTTTCTGTGCCCTTTGCTTTAACGGGGGTATTTTACGCCTTTTATTTGACCGGGACGACCTTAAGCCTGGTTTCTTTCATGGGCATCATCATGTTAACCGGGATTGTAGTTAAAAACGCCATTATTTTGGTCGACTATACCCACCTGTTGCAAAGCAGGGGCCAGCCTTTACGGGAAGCAATAACCAATGCCGGGCGCAACAGGTTAAGGCCAATCCTGATGACTACCGCCGCCATGTTTTTCGGCATGCTGCCGCTGGCCATTTCCCGGGGGGTAGGGGCGGAATTATGGAACCCGCTGGGAATCACCATGATGGGAGGGCTGGCCGTGTCCACCCTGGTCACCCTGGTGCTGATCCCGACGGTTTACTGCCTGTTTGAGGAGAGAAAACTCCGCAAGGCGTCCGGCATTCAAAAGGTAAGCGTAAAGTTCTCCTGA
- a CDS encoding TetR/AcrR family transcriptional regulator, translating into MKKDKLSRKEREQLQRRAEILQAALELFSQKGYHNVSMHEIAVRAEFAVGTLYKFFKNKEELYKEILMQTAMLFYSALSKALEEKGDEYARVKNFLKTKCKLFMENILSVRLYFSVSGAGVSFNVRRGLETELCSFYDQLIQKLATVFEKGIQKKIFRPLDPYYLALALDSISNAFLFCWMENPDRHPVDTDLIEEIFFERIYLVHR; encoded by the coding sequence ATGAAAAAGGATAAACTTTCCAGAAAAGAACGGGAACAACTGCAGCGCCGGGCGGAAATTCTGCAAGCTGCGCTGGAGTTATTCTCGCAAAAGGGTTATCATAACGTTTCCATGCACGAAATAGCCGTACGGGCAGAATTTGCCGTGGGCACTCTTTACAAGTTCTTCAAAAATAAGGAGGAACTGTATAAAGAGATTTTAATGCAGACGGCAATGCTGTTTTATTCTGCTTTATCGAAAGCGCTGGAAGAAAAGGGGGACGAATATGCCAGGGTAAAAAATTTTCTAAAAACAAAATGTAAACTTTTTATGGAAAACATCCTGTCGGTGCGGCTTTACTTTTCAGTGTCGGGTGCCGGTGTGAGCTTTAACGTCAGGAGGGGGTTAGAAACTGAGCTGTGCAGTTTCTATGACCAGCTAATCCAGAAGCTGGCTACAGTTTTTGAAAAGGGCATTCAAAAGAAGATTTTCCGCCCGCTTGACCCGTATTACCTGGCTTTGGCCCTTGACAGTATAAGCAATGCCTTTCTTTTTTGCTGGATGGAAAACCCCGATAGACATCCCGTTGATACAGACCTGATCGAAGAAATCTTCTTTGAACGAATATATCTGGTACACCGGTAA
- the nikB gene encoding nickel ABC transporter permease: MGRYLAKRLLYLIPVMLGVSIVTFGLINLAPGDPAELILRSGGVEPTREAVEALREELGLNDPLYVQYGRWLWRMLHGDLGKSFRTGRPVAEEILSRFPATLELAFAAMAFMICLALPAGILSAIYRHAFLDHLSRLGALLGASLPGFWLGLVLIYFFAVKLGVLPVMGRGGPEHLVLPAVTLGFGLAAVYARILRAGMLDVLGQDYIRVARAKGLKEKWVIGRHALKNALLPAVTLLGMSFGHLLGGAVIVETIFAWPGVGKFAVDSIFNRDYPVIQGYALFMAVVFVLVNLLVDISYVFLDPRIRLERGK; encoded by the coding sequence TTGGGCCGTTACCTGGCAAAGCGCCTTCTTTACCTCATCCCCGTGATGCTGGGGGTATCCATCGTCACCTTCGGGCTGATCAACCTGGCGCCCGGTGACCCGGCAGAGCTTATCTTGCGCTCCGGCGGGGTGGAGCCCACCAGGGAAGCCGTGGAGGCCCTGCGGGAAGAGCTGGGTTTGAACGACCCCCTTTACGTACAGTACGGGCGCTGGCTGTGGCGGATGTTGCACGGGGACCTGGGCAAATCTTTTCGCACCGGGCGGCCCGTGGCGGAAGAAATTCTCTCCCGCTTTCCGGCCACCCTGGAGCTTGCTTTCGCGGCCATGGCCTTCATGATCTGTCTTGCCCTGCCGGCGGGGATCCTCTCTGCCATTTACCGGCACGCCTTCCTTGACCACTTAAGCCGCCTCGGGGCTCTTCTGGGTGCTTCGCTTCCCGGCTTCTGGCTGGGGCTCGTGCTCATCTACTTTTTCGCCGTGAAACTGGGGGTGCTGCCGGTAATGGGCCGGGGCGGGCCGGAGCATCTGGTGCTGCCGGCGGTAACCCTGGGGTTTGGGCTGGCCGCCGTCTACGCCCGGATTTTGCGGGCCGGCATGCTGGACGTGCTGGGGCAGGACTACATCAGGGTGGCCCGGGCCAAGGGGCTAAAGGAAAAGTGGGTGATCGGGCGCCACGCCTTGAAGAACGCCCTTTTGCCCGCGGTGACGTTGCTGGGCATGAGCTTCGGGCACCTTTTGGGGGGAGCGGTAATTGTGGAAACCATCTTTGCCTGGCCGGGCGTGGGGAAGTTTGCCGTGGATTCCATCTTCAACCGGGACTACCCGGTGATCCAGGGATACGCCCTTTTCATGGCCGTGGTTTTTGTCCTGGTGAACCTCCTGGTGGATATATCCTACGTTTTTCTCGACCCGCGCATCCGCCTGGAAAGGGGGAAATAG